GACCAACCCGGGGATGCGGGCCGCCCCTTCTCCCGTGCCGGACACCGAGCAGGCGTGGTGCAGCGGACATCGAACAGGCCCGGCCGTGGGCGCCGTTCGGCACGCCGGCGGGCGGGCCTCCCGCGGTGGCCGCGACCGGGCGCCCCGCCGGGTCGTGCCCGTGCCCCGCGCATGGCACACTGGCCAGAGTTCTGACGAATCGTCAGTTCTGTGATGCGGACGTCCGGGAGGGGCCTTGACGCGGGTACGCAGACCGGTGGTGGCGGGCTGGTTCACCAAGTCGGACGACGAGGAGGGGTTCCGGCTGCTGGGCACCCGCTGCGGCGCCTGCTCGGCGGTGTTCTTCCCACGTGAGGACGCGCTCTGCCGCAACCCCGCCTGCGCGGGCGGCGTGCTCACGGAGGTGGCGCTGTCGAAGCGGGGGCGCGTGTGGTCGTACACGGACGGCCGCTACCGTCCGCCGGCGCCGTACGTCTCCGACCCGGAGTCCGGGTGGCAGCCGTACACCCTCCTCGCCGTCGAGCTGGCGGCCGAGCGGATGGTGGTGCTCGGGCAGGCGGTCCCGGGGGTGACGGTCGCGGACCTGAGCGTCGGCACGGAGGTCGAGGTGGTGCCCGGGATCCTCTCCGAGGACGCGGACACGGTGTGGACGACCTGGCAGTGGCGCCCGGTCGAGGAGGAGCGGTGAACGAGGTCGCGGTGCTCGGCGCGGGCATGCACCCGTGGGGCAAGTGGGGCCGGAGCTTCATCGAGTACGGGACGGCCGCAGCCCGTGCCGCGCTCGCGGACGCGGGGATCGGCTGGGCCGACGTCCGGTCGGTGGTCGGCGCCGGCACGATCCGCTGCGGATACCCCGGCCATGTCGCGGGAGCGGCCTTCGCCCAGGCCCTGGGCTGGCAGGGGACCCGCGTCACCAGCGTGTACGCGGCCTGTGCCTCGGGGGCACAGGCCATCGACACCGCACGGGCCCAGATCCTGTCGGGCATCGCCGAGGTGGTGCTGGTCGTCGGCGCCGACTCCGCGCCGAAGGGGTTCTTCGCACCCGCCGGCGGCGACCGGCCCGACGACCCCGACTGGCTGCGCTTCCGGCTGCTCGGCGCCACCAACCCGGCCTACTTCGCCCTGTACGCGCGCCGCCGCATGGCCCTCCACGGCGACACCCCGGACGACTTCGCCCGGGTCAAGGTCAAGAACGCGGCGGCCGGGGCGCTCAACCCGTACGCCCGGTACCGCACGGCGGTGAGCGCCGGGCAGGTCGCGGCCTCCCCCGTCGTCGCCGACCCGCTGCGGCTGCTCGACGTCTGCGCCACGTCCGACGGCGGCGCCGCACTGGTGCTGTCGAGCATGGAGTACGCCCGCCGGCACGGCGCCGGCGATCCGGTCCGCATCCGCGCGGTCTCGACGGTCACCCCCGTCTACCCCAGGACCGAGCCCGGCCTCCCGGACATCGCCACCGACTCGGCGGTCGCCGCCGGTCCACCGGCCCCGGGATTCCGGGAGTCGATCGCCCGCGCCGCGTACGAGGAGGCCGCGCTGGGGCCGGAGGACCTGTCGCTCGCGGAGGTGTACGACCTGTCCACCGCACTGGAGTTGCAGTGGTACGAGGACCTGGGGCTGTGCCCGGAGGGTGAGGGCGCCGGGCTGCTCCGCGACGGGGCGACCGCCCTGGGCGGCCGGATCCCGGTCAACGCCAGCGGCGGGCTGGCCTCGTTCGGGGAGGCCGTACCGGCCCAGGCCATCGCCCAGGTGTGCGAACTGACCTGGCAGCTTCGAGGAACCGCGGGCGAACGCCAGGTGACGGGGGCGCGCGCCGGAATGACCGCGAACCAGGGGCTGTTCGGTCACGGATCGGCAGTCGTCGCGGTCAGCTGAGCGATCCCGGTCCGCCACGTGCCCGCGCGGTACCGGGGCCCGCCGGCGCCCGTGCAGCGCGCGCGGGAGAGGCGACCTTGACGGGCCGGTGACCCGGGGGAAAACTGCCTCTTCGTCGGCGCCGCCCCAAGCAGCGCGGCGTTCCGGCGCGCTCACCACGCTCGTCACGGAGACCGCGTACGGCACGGCCCCGGCCCTCCGCCCTGCCTCCGCGCTCCGTAGCCATGGGAATCCGCACCCAGCCTGGAGCCGCCATGAGCAACGCAGACATCTTCCTCGGCGAGGTCATCGGCACCGCGATACTGGTCCTCTTCGGCGCGGGGGTCTGCGCCGCCGTCACCCTCGACCACTCCAAGGCCAAGGCGGCGGGCTGGGTCGTCATCGCCTTCGGCTGGGGATTCGGCGTGCTGGCGGGCGCGTACACCGCGGCGCCCCTGTCCGGCGGTCACCTCAACCCGGCCGTGACCGTGGGCATCGCCGTCGACACCGGCGAATGGGGCAAGGTCCCGCTGTACATGGTGGCCCAGCTGACCGGGGCGTTCCTCGGGGCCGTACTGGCCTGGCTGGCCTACTACGCGCAGTTCCGGGCGAACACCCGGCCCACGCTGGGAGTCTTCTCGACCGCCCCGGAGATCCGCAGCCCCACGGCCAATCTGCTCACCGAGACCGTCGCCACGGTCGGACTGGTGCTGCCGCTGCTGGCCTTCGGGCGCAACGCAGGCATCGGTATCGGCCAGGTCCCGGGCGAAGCCGCGGGGATCTACGGCTCCGGGATCTCGGTGCTGCTGGTGTCGCTGCTCGTCGTCGGCATCGGACTGTCACTCGGCGGGCCGACCGGCTACGCCGTCAACCCCGCCCGCGACCTGGGCCCGCGGCTGGCGCACGCGCTGCTGCCCATCCCCGGCAAGGGCACATCCGACTGGGGTTACGCCTGGATCCCGGTGGCCGGGCCGCTCCTCGGCGGGCTGCTCTCGGGCGTGATCTTCAACATCGTGTTCTGAACCGCCACACCGGACCCTCCGGGTGCACCGCCCGGTCGGCACCCGTTCCCACCGCAGCCCCAGGGCAGCGCCATCCGACAAGAGGACGTCATGACGGACACCTCCCAGAAGCTCGTCGCCGCCATCGACCAGGGCACCACGTCAAGCCGCTGCATCATCTTCGACCGGAACGGGGCGATCGTCGCCGCCGACCAGCGGGAGCACCGTCAGATCTTCCCCAAGCCCGGCTGGGTGGAGCACGACGCCGGCGAGATCTGGTCCACGGTGCAGGCCGTGGTCGCCGGAGCGCTCGCCAGGGCCGGGCTGCGGGCCGGGCAGCTCAGCGCCCTCGGCATCACCAACCAGCGCGAGACCACGGTTCTCTGGGACAGGTCGACGGGCAGGCCGGTGCACAACGCCATCGTCTGGCAGGACACCCGCACCTCCGCGCTGTGCACCGAACTCGGCGGCGCGGACGGGCAGGACCGGTTCCGCGACGCCACCGGCCTTCCGCTCGCCAGCTACTTCTCGGGCCCGAAGGCCGCCTGGCTGCTGGACCACGTGCCCGGACTCCGCGAGCGGGCCGAGCGGGGGGAGATCGCCTTCGGCACCATCGACTCCTGGCTGATCTGGAACCTGACCGGCGGTACCGACGGCGGCGTCCACGTCACGGACGTCACCAACGCCTCCCGCACCATGCTGATGAACCTGGAGACGCTCCAGTGGGACGCCTCCGTCCTCGCCGCGATGAACGTGCCGGAGGCGGTCCTCCCGCAGATCCGCTCCTCGGCGGAGGTCTACGGGACCGCCGTGGGCCCGCTGGAGGGCGTACCGGTCGCCTCCGCGCTCGGCGACCAGCAGGCCGCCGTCTTCGGCCAGGCCTGCTACGACCCGGGAACGGCGAAGAACACATACGGCACGGGCAGCTTCCTGCTGCTCAACACCGGCAACCGGCCGGTGCCCTCCAAGCACGGCCTGATCACGACGCTCGGCTACAAGATCGGTGACTCCGACCCGGTCTACTGCCTCGAGGGCTCCATCGCGATCACGGGTGCGCTGGTGCAGTGGTTCCGGGACCAGCTCGGGATCATCGGCAGCGCGGACGAGATCGAGCCCCTGGCCGCGAGCGTCGAGGACAACGGAGGGGCGTACATCGTGCCGGCCTTCTCCGGGCTGTACGCACCGTACTGGCGCTCCGACGCCCGCGGGGTGATCACCGGCCTCACCCGGTACGTCACCAGGGCGCATCTGGCCCGGGCCGTGCTGGAGGCGACGAGCTGGCAGACGCGTGAGGTGGTGGACGCGATGTACCAGGACTCGGGGGTGCCGATCAGCACACTCAAGGTGGACGGCGGGATGACCGCGAACGGGCTGCTGATGCAGCATCAGGCCGACGTACTGGACGTGCCGGTGATCCGTCCCAGGGTGTCCGAGACGACCTGCCTGGGTGCGGCGTACGCCGCGGGCCTCGCCACCGGGGTGTGGGGCGGGCTGGACGAGCTGAAGGAGCACTGGCGGCGCGACGCCGAGTGGTCGCCGCGGATGTCCCCGGAGGTGCGGGACCGGGAGTACGGCAACTGGCGCCGGGCCGTGGAGCGGAGTTTCGGCTGGCAGCGGGACGACGCCGGGTAGCCGCCCGCCACCTCGGGCCACGGCTCGTACCGTTCCTATTCA
The Streptomyces tirandamycinicus DNA segment above includes these coding regions:
- a CDS encoding lipid-transfer protein, which produces MNEVAVLGAGMHPWGKWGRSFIEYGTAAARAALADAGIGWADVRSVVGAGTIRCGYPGHVAGAAFAQALGWQGTRVTSVYAACASGAQAIDTARAQILSGIAEVVLVVGADSAPKGFFAPAGGDRPDDPDWLRFRLLGATNPAYFALYARRRMALHGDTPDDFARVKVKNAAAGALNPYARYRTAVSAGQVAASPVVADPLRLLDVCATSDGGAALVLSSMEYARRHGAGDPVRIRAVSTVTPVYPRTEPGLPDIATDSAVAAGPPAPGFRESIARAAYEEAALGPEDLSLAEVYDLSTALELQWYEDLGLCPEGEGAGLLRDGATALGGRIPVNASGGLASFGEAVPAQAIAQVCELTWQLRGTAGERQVTGARAGMTANQGLFGHGSAVVAVS
- a CDS encoding MIP/aquaporin family protein — its product is MSNADIFLGEVIGTAILVLFGAGVCAAVTLDHSKAKAAGWVVIAFGWGFGVLAGAYTAAPLSGGHLNPAVTVGIAVDTGEWGKVPLYMVAQLTGAFLGAVLAWLAYYAQFRANTRPTLGVFSTAPEIRSPTANLLTETVATVGLVLPLLAFGRNAGIGIGQVPGEAAGIYGSGISVLLVSLLVVGIGLSLGGPTGYAVNPARDLGPRLAHALLPIPGKGTSDWGYAWIPVAGPLLGGLLSGVIFNIVF
- a CDS encoding Zn-ribbon domain-containing OB-fold protein gives rise to the protein MVAGWFTKSDDEEGFRLLGTRCGACSAVFFPREDALCRNPACAGGVLTEVALSKRGRVWSYTDGRYRPPAPYVSDPESGWQPYTLLAVELAAERMVVLGQAVPGVTVADLSVGTEVEVVPGILSEDADTVWTTWQWRPVEEER
- the glpK gene encoding glycerol kinase GlpK → MTDTSQKLVAAIDQGTTSSRCIIFDRNGAIVAADQREHRQIFPKPGWVEHDAGEIWSTVQAVVAGALARAGLRAGQLSALGITNQRETTVLWDRSTGRPVHNAIVWQDTRTSALCTELGGADGQDRFRDATGLPLASYFSGPKAAWLLDHVPGLRERAERGEIAFGTIDSWLIWNLTGGTDGGVHVTDVTNASRTMLMNLETLQWDASVLAAMNVPEAVLPQIRSSAEVYGTAVGPLEGVPVASALGDQQAAVFGQACYDPGTAKNTYGTGSFLLLNTGNRPVPSKHGLITTLGYKIGDSDPVYCLEGSIAITGALVQWFRDQLGIIGSADEIEPLAASVEDNGGAYIVPAFSGLYAPYWRSDARGVITGLTRYVTRAHLARAVLEATSWQTREVVDAMYQDSGVPISTLKVDGGMTANGLLMQHQADVLDVPVIRPRVSETTCLGAAYAAGLATGVWGGLDELKEHWRRDAEWSPRMSPEVRDREYGNWRRAVERSFGWQRDDAG